A genomic stretch from Pirellulales bacterium includes:
- a CDS encoding multidrug efflux RND transporter permease subunit encodes MSLSTPFIYRPIGTTLITVAITLVGALGYFLLPVSPLPQVEFPTIQVNASLPGASPETMGSAVATPLERQFGRIAGVTEMTSMSFLGSTSITMQFDLNRNIDAAARDVQAAINAARSQLPANLPSNPTYRKVNPADAPVMILALTSDTYEKARIYDAASTILQQKLSQVRGVGQVIVGGGAPPAVRVDVNPTSLNHLGLVLEDVRTVLGTANANRPKGHIADDDRAWSITTTDQLLKADEYRPLIVAYRNGAPIRLQDIATVTDGVEDIFAKGLSDGKPAVQIIIFRQPNANIIQTVDRVRALLPRLQAEIPAGIELAVALDRTTTIRASVEDVQFTLVISIGLVILVVFLFLRDLRATFIPSIVVPVSLIGTFGVMYLMDYSLDNLSLMALTVATGFVVDDAIVVIENINRHLEEGMKPLAAALHGAQEIGFTVLSISVSLVAVFIPILLMGGIVGRLFREFAVTLSVAIAVSMLISLTTTPMMCATLLKSHGKDSHGWFYRVSEWFFDVVLRAYEITLGFVLRHQRITMLVTLLTLAFTVYLYVIIPKGFFPQQDTGRLSGSIVADQNTSYQAMEHLLTRFASTVSEDPAVEGVIAFTGGQGGTANAGRMFVSLKALEERKMSADEVIGRLRGKLARIPGGTLFLQAVQDLRIGGRSSSSQYQFTLQGDNLDDLVECGPVVLREIRKLSTVVDVSTDQQNRGLQASLDIDRLMAARLGITQQSIDDTLYDAFGQRMVSTMYMPLNQYHVVMEVDPGFRQDPTGLKHIYVAGAMQAEVPLSEFSKSSTKTTALAVTHSGFFPSVTISFNLAPGASLGEAVEQIQDVQRELALPATIRSSFSGAAQAFQASLRNEPILILAALVTVYIVLGILYESFIHPITILSTLPSAGVGALLALMLCRTELNVMGLIGIILLIGIVKKNAIMMIDFALEAERKDGTPPDEAIFQACILRFRPIIMTTMAALLGGLPLALGTGNGAELRRPLGIAIVGGLIFSQVLTLYTTPVVYLYLDQFRLWCAQWRRRAPHAAVEELVEV; translated from the coding sequence ATGAGTCTCTCGACTCCGTTCATCTATCGCCCGATCGGCACGACCTTGATCACCGTGGCGATCACGCTGGTCGGAGCCCTGGGATATTTTCTGCTGCCTGTTTCGCCACTGCCGCAGGTCGAATTCCCCACGATCCAAGTGAATGCATCGCTTCCCGGTGCCAGCCCCGAGACGATGGGTTCGGCGGTTGCTACTCCGCTTGAGCGGCAATTCGGTCGTATCGCCGGTGTAACCGAGATGACGTCGATGAGCTTCTTGGGCTCGACTTCGATCACGATGCAATTCGATCTGAATCGGAACATCGACGCGGCAGCTCGCGATGTCCAGGCCGCCATCAATGCCGCCAGAAGTCAGTTACCTGCCAATCTGCCCAGCAACCCTACTTATCGCAAGGTGAACCCGGCCGATGCGCCGGTGATGATATTGGCGTTGACGTCAGATACCTACGAGAAGGCCCGTATATATGACGCAGCCTCGACGATCCTGCAGCAAAAGTTGTCGCAGGTGCGCGGGGTCGGGCAAGTGATCGTCGGCGGTGGCGCACCACCGGCGGTCCGCGTCGACGTGAATCCTACCTCATTGAACCATTTGGGATTGGTCCTGGAAGATGTGCGTACCGTACTGGGCACGGCCAACGCCAATCGCCCCAAGGGTCACATCGCGGATGACGATCGAGCCTGGTCGATCACGACCACGGATCAGCTTCTGAAAGCCGACGAATACCGCCCCCTGATCGTGGCCTATCGCAACGGCGCACCCATTCGACTCCAGGATATCGCCACCGTTACGGACGGGGTCGAAGACATCTTTGCGAAGGGGCTCTCTGACGGCAAGCCGGCGGTGCAGATCATCATCTTTCGCCAGCCGAACGCCAATATTATTCAGACTGTCGACCGTGTGCGTGCACTGCTGCCGCGACTGCAGGCCGAAATTCCCGCCGGCATCGAATTGGCCGTGGCGCTCGATCGCACGACGACGATTCGCGCCTCGGTCGAGGATGTGCAGTTTACGCTCGTGATTTCGATCGGCCTGGTGATCCTGGTTGTGTTTTTGTTCCTGCGCGATTTGCGCGCGACCTTCATTCCCAGCATCGTCGTCCCCGTGTCGCTGATCGGCACATTCGGCGTCATGTATTTGATGGACTACAGCCTCGATAATCTGTCGCTCATGGCACTTACCGTCGCGACGGGCTTCGTCGTGGATGACGCCATCGTGGTGATCGAGAACATTAATCGACATCTCGAAGAAGGGATGAAACCACTCGCTGCCGCCCTGCACGGCGCACAGGAAATCGGCTTTACCGTACTCTCGATCAGCGTCTCGCTTGTTGCGGTATTCATACCGATCTTGCTCATGGGAGGAATCGTCGGGCGCTTGTTCCGTGAGTTCGCCGTGACACTGTCTGTCGCCATCGCAGTCTCGATGTTGATCTCGCTGACGACGACGCCAATGATGTGTGCCACGTTGCTAAAAAGCCATGGCAAAGATAGTCATGGCTGGTTCTATCGGGTGAGCGAATGGTTTTTTGATGTCGTTTTGCGGGCCTACGAAATCACGCTCGGATTCGTCTTGCGCCATCAGCGGATTACAATGCTGGTCACGCTGCTGACGCTGGCTTTTACCGTTTACCTGTACGTCATCATCCCCAAGGGTTTTTTTCCTCAGCAAGACACCGGGCGTCTGAGTGGTTCGATCGTGGCCGATCAAAACACGTCGTATCAGGCGATGGAGCACCTGTTGACGCGATTCGCCAGCACCGTCAGCGAGGATCCGGCCGTCGAGGGCGTTATCGCCTTCACCGGCGGTCAAGGCGGAACGGCCAACGCCGGACGCATGTTCGTCAGTCTGAAGGCGCTGGAAGAGCGAAAGATGTCCGCGGACGAGGTGATCGGAAGATTGCGTGGAAAGCTGGCCCGTATTCCAGGGGGCACCCTGTTTCTACAAGCCGTGCAGGACCTTCGCATCGGCGGTCGATCCAGCAGTTCGCAGTACCAGTTCACCCTGCAGGGTGACAACCTGGACGACCTGGTCGAATGCGGTCCTGTCGTGCTGCGCGAGATTCGCAAGCTATCGACCGTGGTTGACGTCAGCACCGATCAACAGAATCGCGGATTGCAAGCATCGCTCGACATCGATCGACTGATGGCGGCGCGGCTGGGCATTACGCAGCAATCGATCGACGACACGCTGTACGATGCATTTGGGCAGCGAATGGTGTCGACGATGTACATGCCACTCAACCAATATCACGTCGTGATGGAGGTCGACCCCGGTTTTCGTCAGGATCCTACAGGCCTGAAGCACATCTATGTCGCCGGCGCCATGCAAGCGGAAGTTCCGCTTAGCGAGTTTTCCAAGTCCTCGACCAAGACCACAGCCTTGGCCGTCACGCATTCCGGCTTTTTCCCCTCGGTCACGATCTCGTTCAACTTGGCGCCGGGAGCTTCACTAGGTGAAGCGGTCGAACAAATCCAGGACGTGCAGCGCGAGCTGGCGCTGCCCGCCACGATCCGCAGCAGCTTTTCCGGTGCCGCCCAGGCGTTTCAGGCCTCGTTGCGAAACGAGCCGATTCTGATTCTCGCGGCCTTGGTCACGGTGTACATCGTCTTGGGAATACTCTACGAGAGCTTCATTCACCCGATAACGATTCTGTCGACGCTCCCTTCGGCCGGCGTAGGCGCGCTACTCGCGCTGATGCTCTGCCGGACGGAATTGAACGTGATGGGCTTGATTGGCATCATTTTGCTGATCGGCATCGTCAAGAAAAACGCGATCATGATGATCGATTTCGCGCTCGAAGCGGAGCGCAAGGATGGCACGCCTCCGGACGAGGCCATATTCCAGGCTTGCATCCTGCGATTTCGCCCGATCATCATGACGACCATGGCCGCTCTATTGGGCGGTCTCCCCTTGGCCCTGGGAACGGGCAATGGAGCCGAGTTACGGCGGCCGCTGGGCATCGCCATCGTCGGAGGCTTGATCTTCAGCCAGGTTTTGACGCTCTACACGACACCGGTTGTGTATCTGTACCTCGACCAATTCCGCCTATGGTGTGCACAATGGCGGCGACGCGCGCCGCATGCCGCAGTCGAGGAACTCGTCGAAGTGTAG
- a CDS encoding small basic protein, which translates to MTMDKSLRIQLGLVRARGVLTRGERITKLQEGDRWADGRSPLGLPKVRVLKLSMKKKKKAKEEGADAAAPGAAAAAPAAGGKAPAGGKAPAAAAAKAPAKGAAGKK; encoded by the coding sequence ATGACGATGGATAAGAGTTTGCGGATTCAGCTCGGCCTGGTCCGTGCCCGCGGGGTGCTCACACGCGGCGAACGAATCACGAAGCTGCAAGAGGGGGACCGCTGGGCCGACGGACGCAGCCCACTCGGCCTGCCCAAGGTGCGCGTGCTGAAGCTCTCGATGAAAAAGAAAAAGAAAGCCAAGGAAGAGGGTGCCGACGCAGCTGCACCAGGTGCGGCTGCTGCTGCGCCAGCCGCCGGTGGCAAGGCCCCCGCAGGCGGAAAGGCCCCAGCCGCAGCCGCTGCCAAAGCACCGGCCAAGGGCGCCGCAGGCAAGAAGTAA
- the larA gene encoding nickel-dependent lactate racemase, protein MRVTLEYGKTGLAVELPADRVVRSLGYKNAPPLADPAGELAAKLAAPTGTPPLPELARGRTSACVVISDITRPVPNRLILSQVLPILEAAGIPREKITILVATGLHRPNEGAELVEMVGQDIVDRYRIENHHGTVLAEHTYLGDSPRGVPIWIDSRYVEADLKITTGLIEPHLMAGFSGGRKLICPGIAALETVKVWHGPTFLEHPKADCGILDGNPVHEENTWIGRHTGCDFIVNSVIDTERRPLALVAGDMEQAFLEGVAFVRKVVVDTVPEPVDVVVTSSAGYPLDTTFYQAVKGLTGALPIVKQGGTIVLAASLSEGIGSPEFQRLFDENPSLDVFVERILGKDYFVMDQWQLEELAKVCRKARVKIVSHGLPAATINRLFVESAPSVEAAVAESLAEYGPNATLAVIPKGPYVLAQVATD, encoded by the coding sequence ATGCGCGTCACGCTTGAATATGGCAAGACTGGGCTGGCCGTTGAATTGCCGGCGGACCGTGTCGTTCGCTCCTTAGGGTACAAGAACGCTCCGCCGCTCGCCGATCCGGCAGGCGAATTGGCCGCCAAGCTTGCTGCGCCGACCGGGACGCCCCCTTTGCCAGAGCTCGCACGCGGTCGCACAAGCGCCTGTGTCGTAATCAGTGACATCACGCGCCCCGTGCCGAACCGCCTGATCCTATCGCAAGTTCTGCCGATTTTGGAAGCCGCCGGTATACCGCGCGAAAAGATCACCATCCTAGTCGCCACCGGGCTGCACCGCCCGAACGAAGGCGCCGAACTGGTCGAAATGGTTGGCCAAGATATTGTGGATCGCTATCGGATTGAGAATCATCACGGTACGGTACTGGCCGAGCACACGTACTTGGGAGATAGCCCTCGCGGTGTACCGATCTGGATCGACTCGCGCTACGTCGAGGCGGATCTAAAGATCACTACCGGCTTGATCGAACCACATCTGATGGCGGGCTTCTCTGGCGGTCGTAAGCTGATCTGCCCAGGCATCGCGGCACTGGAAACCGTCAAGGTCTGGCACGGGCCGACTTTCCTCGAGCACCCCAAGGCCGATTGTGGCATTCTTGATGGCAACCCTGTTCACGAAGAGAACACCTGGATCGGCCGCCACACGGGCTGCGATTTTATCGTCAATTCCGTGATCGATACGGAGCGCCGCCCACTGGCGCTCGTCGCAGGCGACATGGAACAAGCCTTCCTCGAAGGAGTGGCATTCGTCCGCAAAGTCGTCGTCGACACTGTGCCGGAACCGGTCGACGTGGTCGTCACAAGTTCGGCCGGCTACCCGCTCGACACTACTTTTTACCAGGCAGTGAAGGGACTGACGGGAGCCCTGCCGATCGTCAAGCAAGGAGGCACGATCGTGCTGGCGGCGAGCCTTTCCGAAGGAATTGGCAGTCCCGAATTTCAGCGGCTGTTTGACGAAAACCCCAGCCTGGACGTTTTCGTCGAACGGATCTTGGGGAAGGACTATTTCGTGATGGATCAGTGGCAGCTCGAAGAACTGGCCAAGGTCTGCCGCAAAGCACGTGTCAAGATCGTCAGCCATGGCCTGCCGGCCGCGACGATCAATCGCCTCTTTGTCGAAAGTGCGCCAAGCGTCGAGGCTGCCGTCGCGGAATCGCTGGCCGAGTACGGTCCGAACGCGACCTTGGCCGTGATCCCCAAGGGGCCCTACGTGTTGGCGCAAGTTGCGACGGATTAA
- a CDS encoding sugar-binding protein: MSERLLPPRFLFRFSAPCHHHEPLWSAAGAQLGPQHRLPSIADLDDSPTFAEVRAGWSAAGLAFFVQVSGKRRPPWCRESRPDESDGLRIWIDTRDTHNIHRASRFCHQFIFMPSGSGRNLADPYGELYFINRARENPKAIRPEALKSRSEKRVDGYLLEAFIPAATLTGWDPAEHPKLGFNYAVIDQELGEQSFSCGREFPYRDDPSVWGTLELAK; encoded by the coding sequence ATGAGCGAACGCCTGCTGCCGCCACGATTCCTGTTTCGCTTTTCGGCGCCGTGCCATCATCACGAGCCGCTTTGGTCGGCCGCTGGCGCACAACTTGGCCCTCAGCATCGGCTGCCCAGCATTGCCGACTTGGACGACAGCCCCACGTTCGCCGAGGTGCGGGCCGGCTGGAGCGCCGCGGGCCTGGCGTTTTTCGTGCAGGTGTCTGGCAAACGCCGCCCACCGTGGTGTCGCGAGTCGCGGCCCGACGAGAGCGATGGTTTACGCATCTGGATCGACACCCGCGACACGCACAACATCCATCGAGCGAGCCGTTTCTGCCACCAGTTCATCTTCATGCCGTCCGGCAGCGGGCGCAATCTGGCCGACCCCTACGGCGAGTTGTACTTCATTAATCGCGCACGAGAAAATCCCAAAGCCATCCGCCCCGAAGCACTCAAATCGCGCAGCGAGAAACGGGTCGATGGCTACCTCCTCGAGGCCTTCATTCCGGCGGCCACCCTAACGGGCTGGGACCCAGCCGAACATCCGAAATTGGGCTTCAATTACGCCGTAATCGACCAAGAACTCGGCGAGCAATCGTTCAGCTGCGGCAGGGAGTTTCCTTACCGCGACGATCCCAGTGTGTGGGGAACGCTGGAACTGGCGAAATGA
- a CDS encoding lipoyl domain-containing protein: protein MRHNLVVPELGLGTRPITLSMWLVKRGARVTEGDRIVELAADSVTVDLPAPASGTLIETLVAEEDEVHVGQVLGIIKGDESS from the coding sequence ATGCGCCACAATCTTGTCGTGCCGGAACTTGGATTAGGCACTCGGCCAATTACGCTCAGTATGTGGTTAGTCAAACGCGGCGCCCGAGTCACGGAAGGGGACCGGATAGTCGAGTTAGCCGCCGATAGCGTGACAGTCGACCTACCGGCACCTGCCAGCGGAACGCTCATCGAGACGCTCGTGGCCGAAGAGGACGAAGTGCATGTCGGACAGGTGCTGGGAATCATCAAAGGGGACGAATCGTCGTAG
- the lipA gene encoding lipoyl synthase, which translates to MAHPPALVNLPIITPSDLGPDAAGPRLPPWLKRNVPKGNANHFTARLLEELRLETVCDNAKCPNRMECYSQKTATFMILGNVCTRPCGFCSVAKGKTLGIVDDEPERVAEAAARLGLAHVVITSVTRDDLADGGAEHFYRCVLAVRERTGAAVEVLTPDFLGKSGAIERVVSSRPEVFNHNTETVPRLYRDVRGRKSDYRWTLELLARVKRLDPSIKTKSGLMLGLGETHDELLDTLVDLLDAGCDLLTLGQYLQPSPEHLPVVRYVPPEEFDELGLAARRMGFSQVASGPFVRSSYHAREMAGQVATN; encoded by the coding sequence ATGGCACATCCGCCCGCGCTAGTTAACCTGCCGATCATCACGCCGTCGGATCTGGGTCCTGATGCGGCGGGTCCGCGCTTACCGCCGTGGTTGAAACGTAACGTTCCCAAAGGGAACGCTAACCATTTCACAGCGAGACTACTCGAAGAATTACGGTTAGAGACCGTTTGCGATAACGCCAAGTGCCCCAATCGCATGGAGTGCTATTCGCAGAAGACGGCCACGTTCATGATCCTGGGAAACGTCTGCACCCGGCCATGCGGATTTTGCTCCGTCGCGAAGGGAAAAACGCTGGGGATCGTGGATGATGAGCCCGAGCGGGTGGCCGAGGCGGCCGCAAGACTTGGTTTGGCACACGTGGTGATTACGTCGGTAACGCGCGATGATCTGGCCGACGGCGGAGCCGAACATTTTTATCGCTGCGTGCTGGCGGTTCGCGAGCGCACGGGGGCGGCGGTGGAGGTTTTGACGCCCGATTTTCTCGGCAAGTCTGGGGCCATTGAGCGAGTCGTAAGCAGTCGGCCCGAGGTGTTCAATCACAATACCGAGACCGTGCCGCGGCTGTACCGCGACGTACGTGGCCGCAAAAGCGACTACCGCTGGACGCTCGAACTGCTGGCGCGCGTCAAGCGACTCGATCCATCGATCAAGACCAAAAGCGGCCTGATGCTGGGACTCGGCGAAACGCATGACGAATTGCTCGACACCTTGGTCGATCTGCTCGACGCGGGCTGTGACCTGCTGACATTGGGGCAGTATTTGCAACCGTCGCCCGAGCATCTGCCTGTGGTGCGTTACGTGCCGCCGGAAGAGTTCGACGAATTGGGGCTGGCCGCGCGGCGAATGGGTTTCTCGCAGGTAGCCAGCGGGCCATTCGTGCGGTCGAGCTATCACGCCCGTGAGATGGCCGGACAAGTCGCGACCAACTGA
- the smpB gene encoding SsrA-binding protein SmpB, with protein sequence MSKQKPTTDREHDNERVVSQNRSARHEYEVIDTLECGIMLVGSEVKSLRTGHISLDEAYARVKNEEVWLVGCDIPEYVQANQFNHEPRRPRKLLLHRREIKKFAGKAYETGLTLVPLKMYFKKGKAKLLLGICRGRKLHDKREKLKKQSVQRDIQRALRGR encoded by the coding sequence ATGTCAAAGCAAAAACCGACCACCGATCGCGAGCACGACAACGAGCGGGTTGTCAGCCAGAACCGCTCGGCTCGCCACGAGTATGAGGTGATCGATACGCTGGAATGCGGCATCATGCTGGTCGGAAGCGAGGTGAAGAGCCTGCGCACGGGCCATATTTCGCTGGATGAAGCATACGCGCGCGTGAAAAACGAGGAAGTCTGGCTCGTCGGCTGCGACATCCCCGAATATGTGCAGGCCAATCAATTTAATCATGAACCTCGTCGTCCGCGCAAGCTGCTACTGCACCGTCGCGAGATCAAAAAATTCGCCGGCAAGGCCTACGAAACCGGACTAACCCTGGTCCCCTTGAAGATGTATTTCAAAAAGGGAAAGGCCAAGCTACTACTGGGGATCTGCCGTGGCCGCAAGCTGCACGACAAACGCGAAAAGCTCAAAAAACAGTCCGTGCAACGCGACATTCAGCGCGCATTGCGCGGTCGCTAA
- a CDS encoding ABC transporter ATP-binding protein, translated as MLQVKDLKKSFPQPDGTRLPILDIPEFSVAAGEQMALMGRSGCGKTTLLHIIAGISRPDSGLVQLGGCDIHRLSEHGRDRFRADNIGYVFQTFNLLPGFSALENVLLGMSFTGGRVDEPRARLLLSHVGLAHRLTHKPAMLSVGEQQRVAVARAMANRPKLLLADEPTANVDTRHQQQVIDLIRTSCTEENVALVLVTHTPEVSEQFARVDHLDQLNQAVVTA; from the coding sequence ATGCTGCAAGTCAAAGATCTCAAAAAGTCGTTCCCCCAGCCCGACGGCACGCGGCTGCCGATTTTGGACATTCCCGAGTTCAGTGTCGCCGCGGGTGAGCAAATGGCCCTGATGGGGCGTAGCGGCTGCGGCAAGACGACATTGCTGCACATCATCGCCGGCATAAGCCGCCCCGACTCGGGACTGGTTCAATTGGGCGGCTGTGACATTCATCGCCTTTCGGAACATGGCCGGGACCGTTTTCGGGCCGACAACATCGGCTACGTCTTCCAAACCTTCAACCTTTTGCCCGGCTTCTCGGCCTTGGAAAACGTCCTTTTGGGCATGAGCTTTACCGGTGGCCGAGTGGACGAACCCCGTGCCCGATTGCTGCTTTCCCACGTCGGTCTCGCACATCGGCTGACGCACAAGCCGGCCATGCTGTCGGTCGGGGAACAGCAGCGCGTGGCCGTGGCCCGGGCGATGGCCAATCGGCCGAAGCTGCTGCTGGCCGACGAGCCCACCGCAAACGTCGATACTCGCCATCAACAACAAGTGATCGATCTAATACGCACTTCGTGTACCGAGGAAAACGTAGCACTGGTGCTGGTCACGCACACTCCCGAAGTGAGCGAGCAATTCGCGCGTGTGGACCATCTCGATCAACTCAACCAGGCCGTGGTGACAGCATGA
- a CDS encoding ABC transporter permease — protein sequence MSLWKIAWRSIQQRALASTLTALSMALGVALVVAVLVAQGVIRDSFTRGAGGYHLVVGKKGSQLQLVLNTVYHLQDPIENVPYSFYKEFVNTPGHSGRFAPYVQVAIPYCLGDNYEGFRVVGTVPALFDEFEYAGGKKYEFQSGGRNFEQEHFFEAVIGSAVAHKTGLKVGDEFQPTHGLSNEGDGHKHDAFKIVGILKPTGTANDRALFINMEGFFLLDKHAKPVDEVAAAHGDEHHDAEDAHHHDEHAEHDHDDGAMPAADVGEQDANHPAHDDHEHSDAAKPDADHHHDEQPGEAHSPHDAVGGGAEHSEHDHAAHDPAAPDHDAHAGDDHDHDAHSHVRHDHDAHDHTGHDHEGHDHHHEPLPDDQREVTAILVLASDDFSAEGLRTTINEGEVAQAASPIRVINDFFKTMVSGVTIALLALTVLIIVVAGVGVMVSIYNSMNDRRRDIAVMRALGAGRGTVLSVILFESILLSLGGGLLGFVLGHTLVGVLGPIVEAFSGVTLGFMQFVSYELILIPGLIVLAALTGYLPAMSAYRTDVGKALSASP from the coding sequence ATGAGCTTGTGGAAGATTGCCTGGCGCAGCATCCAGCAACGAGCATTGGCTTCGACCCTGACGGCACTGAGCATGGCGCTTGGCGTGGCGCTTGTCGTCGCCGTGCTGGTGGCTCAGGGGGTGATCCGCGATTCATTTACGCGCGGCGCTGGTGGCTACCACCTGGTGGTCGGCAAGAAGGGGAGCCAGTTACAACTGGTCCTCAATACGGTCTATCACTTACAGGACCCGATCGAGAATGTGCCCTACTCGTTCTACAAAGAATTCGTCAACACCCCGGGCCATTCCGGACGTTTCGCACCCTATGTGCAAGTGGCGATTCCCTATTGCCTGGGTGACAACTATGAGGGCTTTCGTGTAGTCGGCACCGTGCCCGCCTTGTTCGACGAGTTCGAATATGCTGGAGGCAAGAAGTACGAATTCCAGTCCGGCGGCCGCAACTTCGAGCAAGAGCACTTCTTCGAGGCGGTGATCGGTTCAGCCGTGGCCCACAAGACTGGTCTTAAGGTAGGGGATGAGTTTCAGCCCACCCACGGTTTGTCCAACGAGGGGGATGGGCACAAGCACGATGCGTTTAAGATCGTCGGCATCCTCAAGCCGACAGGTACGGCCAACGACCGCGCGCTGTTCATCAACATGGAGGGTTTCTTTTTGCTCGACAAGCATGCCAAGCCGGTCGACGAAGTCGCGGCCGCGCATGGCGACGAACACCATGACGCCGAAGACGCCCATCATCACGACGAGCACGCCGAACACGATCACGATGATGGAGCAATGCCTGCCGCTGACGTGGGCGAACAAGACGCCAACCATCCGGCCCACGACGACCACGAGCATTCAGACGCCGCGAAGCCGGACGCTGATCATCATCATGACGAGCAGCCGGGCGAAGCCCATTCGCCCCACGATGCCGTGGGCGGAGGAGCAGAGCATTCCGAGCATGATCATGCCGCCCACGACCCTGCCGCCCCGGATCATGACGCGCATGCTGGCGATGATCACGATCATGATGCCCACTCCCACGTGCGACATGATCACGATGCTCATGACCACACAGGCCACGATCACGAGGGACACGATCATCACCACGAACCTCTGCCAGACGATCAGCGCGAAGTGACGGCCATTTTGGTGCTGGCATCCGACGACTTTAGCGCCGAAGGACTGCGTACTACAATCAACGAGGGCGAGGTTGCTCAGGCCGCCTCCCCCATTCGAGTTATCAACGACTTCTTTAAGACGATGGTCAGCGGAGTAACAATCGCCCTGTTGGCGCTAACCGTGCTGATTATCGTCGTGGCCGGAGTCGGCGTGATGGTGAGCATCTATAATTCTATGAACGATCGCCGTCGCGATATCGCCGTGATGCGGGCTCTAGGGGCGGGTCGCGGCACGGTTTTGTCAGTGATCTTGTTCGAATCGATCCTGCTGTCGCTCGGCGGTGGTTTGCTCGGCTTTGTGCTAGGTCACACCTTGGTAGGTGTGCTCGGGCCCATCGTCGAGGCATTTTCAGGCGTCACACTCGGTTTTATGCAGTTCGTCTCGTATGAGTTAATCTTAATTCCAGGCCTGATCGTACTGGCGGCGCTGACTGGCTATTTGCCCGCGATGAGTGCCTATCGCACCGACGTGGGCAAAGCGCTGTCGGCCAGTCCGTAA
- a CDS encoding DUF3299 domain-containing protein, with the protein MLLSALLLAVGCEENRSPAAVERSSKPTTDSAPQSTAGMETAEAASAEGDTVPSSPEVPEPKAAPVETTSAAPQNITFDTLKFPLEKNDDYQRSLLTPAIASLDHRPVKLRGYILPSFQQSGLTQFVLVRDNMQCCFGPGAALYDCVVVNMKPGKTADFTVRPVAVEGTFELRDYKGPDGKFLAIYHLDGDAVRF; encoded by the coding sequence ATGCTTTTGTCAGCGTTGCTCTTGGCCGTGGGGTGCGAGGAGAATCGCAGCCCAGCGGCCGTCGAACGCTCTTCCAAACCGACGACCGATTCTGCACCACAATCGACCGCCGGGATGGAGACGGCCGAGGCTGCGTCTGCCGAGGGGGATACCGTACCGTCGAGTCCTGAGGTTCCGGAACCGAAGGCCGCCCCCGTAGAAACGACGTCCGCGGCACCGCAGAATATCACGTTCGATACGCTGAAATTCCCCTTGGAAAAGAATGACGATTATCAGCGGTCCTTGCTGACGCCCGCGATCGCATCGCTTGATCACCGTCCGGTCAAATTGCGTGGCTACATCCTGCCCAGCTTTCAGCAGTCGGGACTCACGCAATTCGTGCTGGTCCGTGACAACATGCAATGTTGTTTCGGTCCCGGCGCGGCCTTGTACGACTGCGTCGTGGTGAATATGAAACCTGGCAAGACCGCGGACTTCACGGTGAGGCCGGTGGCAGTCGAAGGGACATTTGAATTGCGTGATTACAAGGGCCCTGATGGCAAGTTCCTGGCCATCTATCATCTCGACGGCGATGCCGTGCGGTTTTAA